A single genomic interval of Mauremys reevesii isolate NIE-2019 linkage group 24, ASM1616193v1, whole genome shotgun sequence harbors:
- the LOC120390114 gene encoding prostaglandin D2 receptor 2-like, with protein sequence MASPFPTTAWGPLSGNATSPVANNSSTPTSNILDQLSVAIFVVSSLLGMVGNGLVIWVTSFRMRRTVNSIWFLSLALADLLYSLLLPFYAAKAAAANLWVFGNFLCKAVNALLFLSMFASVFQLTLISTDRCLLVARPILAQRFRKPRWAWGAAGVAWLLAGAFSAPYLVFRQVLYRGKRCVCSNNFGEGVTGEARKQALIVVRFVAGFLAPLVVITACHAVVMLRAGHRGRRPNRTAKVVAAVVLSFFLCWLPYHVFNFLHGSAGNKAAIKMGSSLAFSLTCLSCFLNPLLYAFLGRRFQEGLRGSSRARWLEAAMAEDSQGSGSGRRRKRSRGSTTSSELRIMQP encoded by the coding sequence CTTTCCGGCAATGCCACCTCACCCGTGGCCAACAACAGCAGCACACCCACCTCCAACATCCTCGACCAGCTCTCGGTGGCCATCTTCGTGGTCTCCTCCCTGCTGGGCATGGTGGGCAACGGCCTGGTAATCTGGGTCACCAGCTTCCGCATGCGCCGGACAGTCAACTCGATCTGGTTCCTGAGCCTGGCGCTGGCCGACCTGCTctactccctgctgctgcccttctACGCCGCCAAGGCCGCCGCCGCCAATCTCTGGGTCTTTGGCAACTTCCTCTGCAAAGCTGTCAATGCCCTCCTCTTCCTCAGCATGTTCGCCAGCGTCTTCCAGCTGACGCTCATCTCAACCGATCGCTGCCTGCTGGTGGCCCGGCCCATCTTGGCCCAACGGTTCCGAAAGCcgcgctgggcctggggggcagccggCGTGGCCTGGCTGCTGGCCGGGGCTTTCTCAGCCCCCTACCTGGTCTTCCGGCAGGTGCTCTACCGGGGCAAGCGCTGCGTCTGCAGCAAcaattttggggagggggtgacggGGGAGGCGCGGAAGCAGGCCCTGATCGTGGTGCGGTTCGTGGCCGGCTTCCTGGCGCCGCTGGTGGTCATCACGGCCTGCCACGCGGTCGTGATGCTGCGGGCCGGGCACCGGGGCCGCCGGCCCAACCGTACGGCCAAGGTGGTGGCTGCCGTGGTGTTGagtttcttcctctgctggctgccctacCACGTCTTCAACTTCCTCCATGGCTCGGCAGGCAACAAAGCAGCCATCAAGATGGGCTCCTCCCTGGCCTTCAGCCTCACCTGTCTGAGCTGCttcctcaaccccctgctctacgCCTTCCTGGGCCGCCGCTTccaggaggggctgcggggtaGCAGCCGCGCCCGCTGGCTGGAGGCCGCCATGGCCGAGGACTCGCAGGGCTCGGGCAGCGGACGCCGGCGCAAGCGCTCGCGGGGCTCCACCACCTCCTCTGAGCTGCGGATAATGCAGCCATGa
- the LOC120390023 gene encoding chemokine-like receptor 1, which yields MEANVSSDLWMTSPGPSPAKAKPDLNAIMDLVQVVFYTVVLVGGSLGNGLVIWLTARRAGRSVNCVWFLNLAVADFIFSVSRAVPLVKNAFYRRHWPFGAFLCQATSFIKYLNMFCSVFLLAAISLDRLAAVAFPVWSKNRRGPRLAWAAAAGAWGAAAAASLPFYLYRKLVPEGKTNGLKCSLTLGEGPKLTLYLLRLLCGFLAPFAIILACYGALAAVLRRRPATVRSRKPFKVMAAIVVTFFLCWAPYHLFLLLKLAGVKGQAMAVGLPLASSLAYLNSCANPVLYFFMGLEFRRALRRTTLAGAFRRALLEDTAYSVRSHSRRKEAASSIDGLAQSSVSPNLA from the coding sequence ATGGAGGCCAATGTCTCCTCCGATCTCTGGATGACCAGCCCTGGTCCTTCTCCTGCCAAGGCCAAGCCTGACCTGAACGCCATCATGGACCTAGTCCAGGTCGTCTTCTACACCGTGGTCTTGGTGGGGGGCTCGCTGGGCAACGGGCTGGTGATCTGGCTCACGGCTCGCCGGGCCGGCCGCTCCGTCAACTGCGTCTGGTTCCTCAACCTGGCGGTGGCTGACTTCATCTTCTCGGTCAGCCGGGCGGTGCCCCTGGTGAAGAACGCCTTCTACCGCAGGCACTGGCCCTTCGGCGCCTTCCTCTGCCAGGCCACCAGCTTCATCAAGTACCTCAACATGTTCTGCAGCGTCTTCCTCTTGGCGGCCATCAGCCTGGACCGCCTGGCGGCCGTGGCCTTCCCGGTGTGGTCCAAGAACCGCCGGGGCCCCCGCCTGGCGTGGGCGGCCGCTGCCGGGGCATGGGGGGCAGCCGCCGCGGCCAGCCTGCCCTTCTACCTCTACCGCAAGCTGGTGCCAGAGGGGAAGACCAACGGCCTCAAGTGCTCCTTGACGCTGGGAGAAGGGCCCAAGCTGACGCTGTATCTCCTCCGGCTGCTCTGCGGCTTCCTGGCCCCCTTCGCCATCATCCTGGCCTGCTACGGGGCCTTAGCGGCCGTGCTGAGGCGGCGCCCGGCCACCGTCCGCTCCAGGAAGCCCTTCAAGGTCATGGCGGCCATTGTGGTGaccttcttcctctgctgggccccctaccacctcttcctcctcctcaagcTGGCGGGCGTCAAGGGCCAGGCCATGGCCGTGGGGCTGCCGCTCGCCTCCTCCCTGGCCTATCTCAACAGCTGCGCCAACCCCGTCCTTTACTTCTTCATGGGGCTGGAGTTCCGCCGGGCGCTGAGACGGACCACCTTGGCCGGGGCCTTCCGCCGGGCCCTGCTGGAGGACACGGCCTACTCAGTCAGGTCCCACAGCCGCAGGAAGGAGGCAGCTTCCTCCATTGACGGGCTGGCCCAGAGCTCGGTGTCCCCCAACCTGGCTTGA
- the PHLDB3 gene encoding pleckstrin homology-like domain family B member 3 isoform X1, translating to MVLQDNEPLAGLSQTSRCPVLAPVGQGRWRGPGAAQAQLVGKADCLSSSSGAATSDSPEEDEASSTESAQNGDESPQAGAEGSRLRGEQDEALGRVAELESRIKELQHQQKEMNIEMKLEGALLEGELAAEWREVQREEQLVLQLQRRFAETVHRCHTEREKEKARLGKERRKVEELQRQHAESQTHLETQPESMRERMQSQLQQTSEMLEGALRSYEDLEFQQLERESRLEEEKEAACQALARQIAQVQESLKERKRKVRRLEAQVRSVQEHMAGECRKLVQEKGEAVQSLNLERRRLEELGKACEDQSGDDSPVSNQELTKLMFTQKTDRKVVVLGCDQRDPACVFSVRSSVQSSFGLQRSRSLPRRRGDRPPPRPTQRPLSLEANGGLDSDVLALQLSAGGDRRCVPLKHLNAPLYPLGGPYSSVSSCVTKLAEMERMVREAMAERERLLQAREAKRVAQGETQHTEPPPPAQDRSPGPAREPPAPAPLDLRAHLEASGHSLETCPEVRVTGRACRGFLVKMGGRIKTWKKRWFCFDRQRRLLAYYVDKEEAKLKGVIYFQAIEEVYYDHLRSAFKSPNPKLTFCVKTYDRLFCLVAPSAEAMRIWMDAIVTAAEENTRY from the exons ATGGTTCTCCAGGACAATGAGCCCCTGGCGGGGCTGAGCCAGACCTCCCGATGCCCTGTGCTGGCccccgtggggcagggcaggtggaggggcccCGGGGCGGCCCAGGCCCAGCTGGTGGGCAAGGCCGACTGTCTCTCCTCCAGCTCCGGGGCAGCCACGAGCGACAGCCCCGAGGAGGACGAGGCCAGCAGCACGGAGAGTGCCCAGAACGGG GACGAGAGCCCCCAGGCGGGCGCGGAGGGGTCCCGGCTGCGGGGGGAGCAGGACGAGGCGCTGGGCCGGGTAGCGGAGTTGGAGAGTCGCATCAAGGAGCTGCAGCACCAGCAGAAGGAGATGAACATTGAG ATGAAGCTGGAGGGGGCGCTGCTGGAGGGGGAGCTGGCGGCCGAGTGGCGGGAGGTTCAACGCGAGGAACAGCTGGTCCTGCAGCTGCAGAGGAGGTTCGCGGAGACGGTGCACCGGTGCCACACCGAGAGAGAGAAG GAGAAGGCTCGGCTGGGGAAGGAGCGGCGCAAGGTGGAGGAGCTCCAGAGGCAACATGCCGAGTCCCAGACCCACCTGGAGACCCAGCCCGAGAGCATGCGGGAGCGGAtgcagagccagctgcagcag ACGTCGGAGAtgctggagggggctctgagGAGCTACGAGGACCTGGAGTTCCAGCAGCTGGAGCGCGAGAGCCgcttggaggaggagaaggaggcggCCTGCCAGGCCTTGGCCCGCCAGATAGCCCAGGTCCAGGAGAGCCTCAAGGAGAGGAAG AGGAAGGTGCGCAGGCTGGAGGCCCAGGTGCGCTCGGTGCAGGAGCACATGGCGGGCGAGTGCCGCAAGCTGGTGCAGGAGAAGGGAGAGGCCGTCCAGAGCCTCAACTTG GAGCGGcgtcggctggaggagctgggcaaAGCCTGTGAGGACCAGAGCGGAGATGACTCGCCCGTCAGTAACCAGGAGCTCACCAAG CTCATGTTCACCCAAAAGACGGATCGGAAGGTCGTGGTGCTGGGCTGCGACCAGCGCGACCCGGCCTGCGTGTTCTCCGTCCGCAGCTCCGTCCAG AGCTCCTTCGGGCTGCAGAGATCGAGGAGCCTGCCCCGAAGACGGGGGGACcggccgcccccccgccccactcagcGCCCCCTCTCGCTCGAAGCCAACG GGGGGCTAGACTCAGACGTCCTGGCGCTGCAGCTCTCGGCGGGGGGCGACCGGCGCTGCGTGCCACTCAAACATCTCAACGCCCCCCTGTACCCGCTGGGGGGGCCATACAG CAGCGTGAGCTCCTGTGTCACCAAACTGGCCGAAATGGAGCGGATGGTGCGGGAGGCCATGGCGGAGAGAGAGCGGCTGCTGCAGGCGCGG GAGGCGAAACGAGTGGCCCAGGGGGAGACACAACACACGGAGCCGCCCCCCCCTGCCCAG GACCGGAGCCCGGGGCCGGCGCgggagcctcctgcccccgcccccctggaCCTGCGCGCCCACCTGGAGGCTTCGGGGCACAGCCTGGAGACCTGCCCCGAGGTGCGGGTGACGGGCAGGGCCTGCCGCGGCTTCCTGGTCAAGATGGGCGGGCGCATCAAAACCTGGAAGAAACGTTGGTTCTGCTTCGACCGCCAGCGGCGCCTGCTGGCCTATTACGTGG ACAAAGAGGAGGCGAAACTCAAGGGCGTCATCTACTTCCAGGCCATCGAGGAGGTTTATTATGATCACCTGCGCAGCGCCTTCAAG AGCCCCAACCCCAAACTGACCTTCTGTGTCAAGACCTACGACCGGCTCTTCTGCCTGGTGGCGCCCAGCGCCGAGGCCATGCGGATCTGGATGGACGCCATCGTCACGGCCGCCGAGGAGAACACCCGCTACTGA
- the PHLDB3 gene encoding pleckstrin homology-like domain family B member 3 isoform X2, whose protein sequence is MVLQDNEPLAGLSQTSRCPVLAPVGQGRWRGPGAAQAQLVGKADCLSSSSGAATSDSPEEDEASSTESAQNGDESPQAGAEGSRLRGEQDEALGRVAELESRIKELQHQQKEMNIEMKLEGALLEGELAAEWREVQREEQLVLQLQRRFAETVHRCHTEREKEKARLGKERRKVEELQRQHAESQTHLETQPESMRERMQSQLQQTSEMLEGALRSYEDLEFQQLERESRLEEEKEAACQALARQIAQVQESLKERKRKVRRLEAQVRSVQEHMAGECRKLVQEKGEAVQSLNLERRRLEELGKACEDQSGDDSPVSNQELTKSSFGLQRSRSLPRRRGDRPPPRPTQRPLSLEANGGLDSDVLALQLSAGGDRRCVPLKHLNAPLYPLGGPYSSVSSCVTKLAEMERMVREAMAERERLLQAREAKRVAQGETQHTEPPPPAQDRSPGPAREPPAPAPLDLRAHLEASGHSLETCPEVRVTGRACRGFLVKMGGRIKTWKKRWFCFDRQRRLLAYYVDKEEAKLKGVIYFQAIEEVYYDHLRSAFKSPNPKLTFCVKTYDRLFCLVAPSAEAMRIWMDAIVTAAEENTRY, encoded by the exons ATGGTTCTCCAGGACAATGAGCCCCTGGCGGGGCTGAGCCAGACCTCCCGATGCCCTGTGCTGGCccccgtggggcagggcaggtggaggggcccCGGGGCGGCCCAGGCCCAGCTGGTGGGCAAGGCCGACTGTCTCTCCTCCAGCTCCGGGGCAGCCACGAGCGACAGCCCCGAGGAGGACGAGGCCAGCAGCACGGAGAGTGCCCAGAACGGG GACGAGAGCCCCCAGGCGGGCGCGGAGGGGTCCCGGCTGCGGGGGGAGCAGGACGAGGCGCTGGGCCGGGTAGCGGAGTTGGAGAGTCGCATCAAGGAGCTGCAGCACCAGCAGAAGGAGATGAACATTGAG ATGAAGCTGGAGGGGGCGCTGCTGGAGGGGGAGCTGGCGGCCGAGTGGCGGGAGGTTCAACGCGAGGAACAGCTGGTCCTGCAGCTGCAGAGGAGGTTCGCGGAGACGGTGCACCGGTGCCACACCGAGAGAGAGAAG GAGAAGGCTCGGCTGGGGAAGGAGCGGCGCAAGGTGGAGGAGCTCCAGAGGCAACATGCCGAGTCCCAGACCCACCTGGAGACCCAGCCCGAGAGCATGCGGGAGCGGAtgcagagccagctgcagcag ACGTCGGAGAtgctggagggggctctgagGAGCTACGAGGACCTGGAGTTCCAGCAGCTGGAGCGCGAGAGCCgcttggaggaggagaaggaggcggCCTGCCAGGCCTTGGCCCGCCAGATAGCCCAGGTCCAGGAGAGCCTCAAGGAGAGGAAG AGGAAGGTGCGCAGGCTGGAGGCCCAGGTGCGCTCGGTGCAGGAGCACATGGCGGGCGAGTGCCGCAAGCTGGTGCAGGAGAAGGGAGAGGCCGTCCAGAGCCTCAACTTG GAGCGGcgtcggctggaggagctgggcaaAGCCTGTGAGGACCAGAGCGGAGATGACTCGCCCGTCAGTAACCAGGAGCTCACCAAG AGCTCCTTCGGGCTGCAGAGATCGAGGAGCCTGCCCCGAAGACGGGGGGACcggccgcccccccgccccactcagcGCCCCCTCTCGCTCGAAGCCAACG GGGGGCTAGACTCAGACGTCCTGGCGCTGCAGCTCTCGGCGGGGGGCGACCGGCGCTGCGTGCCACTCAAACATCTCAACGCCCCCCTGTACCCGCTGGGGGGGCCATACAG CAGCGTGAGCTCCTGTGTCACCAAACTGGCCGAAATGGAGCGGATGGTGCGGGAGGCCATGGCGGAGAGAGAGCGGCTGCTGCAGGCGCGG GAGGCGAAACGAGTGGCCCAGGGGGAGACACAACACACGGAGCCGCCCCCCCCTGCCCAG GACCGGAGCCCGGGGCCGGCGCgggagcctcctgcccccgcccccctggaCCTGCGCGCCCACCTGGAGGCTTCGGGGCACAGCCTGGAGACCTGCCCCGAGGTGCGGGTGACGGGCAGGGCCTGCCGCGGCTTCCTGGTCAAGATGGGCGGGCGCATCAAAACCTGGAAGAAACGTTGGTTCTGCTTCGACCGCCAGCGGCGCCTGCTGGCCTATTACGTGG ACAAAGAGGAGGCGAAACTCAAGGGCGTCATCTACTTCCAGGCCATCGAGGAGGTTTATTATGATCACCTGCGCAGCGCCTTCAAG AGCCCCAACCCCAAACTGACCTTCTGTGTCAAGACCTACGACCGGCTCTTCTGCCTGGTGGCGCCCAGCGCCGAGGCCATGCGGATCTGGATGGACGCCATCGTCACGGCCGCCGAGGAGAACACCCGCTACTGA
- the ETHE1 gene encoding persulfide dioxygenase ETHE1, mitochondrial isoform X2, with product MTLRPHCTCRGQGQELLFRQLFEPVSCTYTYLLVDLKTKAAVLIDPVLETAKRDAELVRELGLSLLYAANTHCHADHITGTGLLKKMLPGCRSVISQDSGALADILIREGHALEFGAFALEARSTPGHTDGFLTYVLSDRTMAFTGDALLIRGCGRTDFQQGSPETLYRSVHEKIFTLPGDCLIYPAHDYTGQTVSTVEEERTLNPRLTQSCEAFVQLMNNLNLPQPKKIDIAVPANLKCGIQDVEI from the exons ATGACCCTGAGACCGCACTGCACCTGCcgtggccagggccaggagctgcTCTTCCGGCAG CTCTTTGAGCCCGTGAGCTGCACCTACACCTACCTGCTGGTGGACCTGAAGACCAAGGCGGCGGTTCTGATCGACCCGGTTCTGGAGACGGCCAAGCGGGACGCGGAGCTGGTGCGGGAGCTGGGCCTCAGCTTACTGTATGCAG CCAACACCCACTGCCACGCCGACCACATCACGGGCACCGGGCTGCTGAAGAAGATGCTGCCAGGCTGCCGCAGCGTCATCTCCCAGGACAGCGGGGCCTTGGCCGACATCCTCATCCGCGAGGGCCACGCCCTGGAATTCGGGGCCTTC GCCCTGGAAGCCCGCTCCACCCCCGGACACACGGACGGCTTCCTGACCTACGTGCTCAGTGACAGGACCATGGCCTTCACCGGGGACGCCCTGCTGATCCGGGGCTGCGGCCGCACCGACTTCCAGCAGG gctCCCCGGAGACCCTGTACCGCTCCGTGCACGAGAAAATCTTCACGCTCCCCGGAGACTGTCTGATCTACCCCGCCCACGACTACACGG GCCAGACGGTGTCCACTGTGGAGGAAGAGAGGACCCTGAACCCCCGACTGACCCAGAGCTGCGAGGCCTTTGTCCAGCTGATGAACAACTTGAATCTGCCTCAGCCCAAGAAAATTG ATATCGCTGTCCCGGCAAACCTGAAGTGTGGGATCCAGGATGTGGAGATTTAG
- the ETHE1 gene encoding persulfide dioxygenase ETHE1, mitochondrial isoform X1, translating into MKFNQHKCQVLHLGRNDQLHTQNGTWLPRKEPAGRDPGVRLDHKRNLFEPVSCTYTYLLVDLKTKAAVLIDPVLETAKRDAELVRELGLSLLYAANTHCHADHITGTGLLKKMLPGCRSVISQDSGALADILIREGHALEFGAFALEARSTPGHTDGFLTYVLSDRTMAFTGDALLIRGCGRTDFQQGSPETLYRSVHEKIFTLPGDCLIYPAHDYTGQTVSTVEEERTLNPRLTQSCEAFVQLMNNLNLPQPKKIDIAVPANLKCGIQDVEI; encoded by the exons atgaaattcaatcagcACAAATGCCAAGTGCTTCACTTGGGAAGGAACGATCAGCTGCACACACAGAATGGGacatggctgcctaggaaggagcctgCGGGAAGGGATCCGGGGGTCAGACTGGATCACAAGCGAAAT CTCTTTGAGCCCGTGAGCTGCACCTACACCTACCTGCTGGTGGACCTGAAGACCAAGGCGGCGGTTCTGATCGACCCGGTTCTGGAGACGGCCAAGCGGGACGCGGAGCTGGTGCGGGAGCTGGGCCTCAGCTTACTGTATGCAG CCAACACCCACTGCCACGCCGACCACATCACGGGCACCGGGCTGCTGAAGAAGATGCTGCCAGGCTGCCGCAGCGTCATCTCCCAGGACAGCGGGGCCTTGGCCGACATCCTCATCCGCGAGGGCCACGCCCTGGAATTCGGGGCCTTC GCCCTGGAAGCCCGCTCCACCCCCGGACACACGGACGGCTTCCTGACCTACGTGCTCAGTGACAGGACCATGGCCTTCACCGGGGACGCCCTGCTGATCCGGGGCTGCGGCCGCACCGACTTCCAGCAGG gctCCCCGGAGACCCTGTACCGCTCCGTGCACGAGAAAATCTTCACGCTCCCCGGAGACTGTCTGATCTACCCCGCCCACGACTACACGG GCCAGACGGTGTCCACTGTGGAGGAAGAGAGGACCCTGAACCCCCGACTGACCCAGAGCTGCGAGGCCTTTGTCCAGCTGATGAACAACTTGAATCTGCCTCAGCCCAAGAAAATTG ATATCGCTGTCCCGGCAAACCTGAAGTGTGGGATCCAGGATGTGGAGATTTAG